One Malania oleifera isolate guangnan ecotype guangnan chromosome 10, ASM2987363v1, whole genome shotgun sequence genomic region harbors:
- the LOC131165618 gene encoding uncharacterized protein LOC131165618 isoform X2 has protein sequence MPPEPLPWDRKELYKERKQERSESASLGSVARWREPPLHHGPRDFVRWGSVDFRRPYGHSKQGGWHLFSEESGHGYMQSRSGDKMLEEESFRSSMSRGDGKYSRNSRENRGGLLSQNEWKGHSWETTVTSPNAAGRQLDVNDQRSVDDMLGYTSHPHSDFGNTWDQLHFKDQHDKTGAINGLGTGQRYDRENSLGSNWRPLKWIRSGSLSSRGSGFSHSSSSKSIGVDSQEAKVDMQPRSVTPVQSPSGDALPCATCVAPLEEASSRKKQRLGWGEGLAKYEKKKVEGLDESANKNAESLHSLGSSFAEKSPRVTGFSDCASPATPSSVACSSSPGLEDKLFVKGVSVGNDTSNLSGSPDPVSQPRPEHFPINLENLELNTIANLSSSLIEMLQPDDQSSVDSSFVRSTAMNKLLIWKGGILKALEVTESEIDQLENELKSLKSESRTICPCPEASSYLPAEGSTKSCDERVATSNMISTPTPLLISSGDIGVEKIDDCNGALEEAHAEIKDDDVDSPGTATSKFVEQLPLKNATSPYDTVNNTECSRGLGVTGLEAEVKCTVSHCMDQRIDISVCEDANKFTDSISAAPNSCDVGICTDGEDALCDILTYNKNIATSSSEIFNKLFPKDHSQFNISEASNAQNESLIKEKFAMRKRFLRFKERVITLKFRAFLHLWKEDMRLLSIRKYRAKSQKKFELSSRTSQSGYQKYRSSIRSRFYSPDSQVKLHRNTLKMPALILDKKEKMVSRFISSNGLVEDPCAVEKERVMINPWTPEEKEIFMDKLATFGKDFRKIASFLDHKTTADCIEFYYKNHKSDFFEKTRKKLECRKQRKSLPTNTYLVTSGKKWNRESNAASLDVLGAASVFAAHADENTDYRQSCSERLVAGRFSDYKMSRGDDDSSEKCSNFDTIVNDRETVAADVLAGICGSLSSEAMSSCITSSVDPGESYQEWKCQKVGAVTKRPLTPEVTCVDDETCSDESCGEMDSSDWTDDEKSIFIQAMSSYGKDFAMISQCVRTKSRDQCKVFFSKARKCLGLDLAHPVGGNGGTPSSNDGSGGGSDTDDACVVETGSAICSSKLDVDLPRYVLCINHEESVPGGRMDLQTDLNSSVEKSCPEKVNLQDAVAIEKFVPDECQAEDEPNQILDGNIENGGVSESVPLLVQQNAILSDDVEARRNEVIGQCDSGVESPLAEEAVGSTPSGLNAVLETESLVADVSVKGLGNESEGEKFLLLKNSVDDGQDENKKCDADTSGQTGLYSPSQNLDAAEDTSHLAVKSSSSGFNFDPECQLIVSSELDHTHKPPVVSLQRGTSLLTENSVSHDPVTVHYERINQDLSSSSSTFDFEEMGEKLCKMSFAVDGHQHHTSEHPSVSHVESSHILGGYPFPLPMKKEVTEDLGATRSSAFQGSLKVDGNFQSGYLGQDCGYLHRCSSVKDQSSAAELQLLSQNLEHSGDHSRAHAQSSSDAEKPSRNGDVKLFGQILSHPSSLQKTNASTQDTDDKVVHHQPKAISKPFNLKFNGHHNVEGSSIPSRIDRNNYLCLENLPMSYGFWDGNRIQTGFSALPDSSILLAKYPAAFGSYPASVSKMEQQQQPLQALVKGTEHNLNGVTVFPTREMSSSNGVADFQMYRSRDGTKVPPPFAVDLKEKQEIYPEVQRRKGFEAVSSLQQQTMGGMVGMNVLGRGGGILVGAGTGVSVSDPVAAIKMHYANKTDQYSGQVQVGSGMREEESWRGKNVGDIGSR, from the exons ATGCCGCCGGAGCCACTGCCTTGGGATCGGAAGGAGTTGTACAAGGAGAGGAAGCAGGAGAGGTCGGAGTCCGCTTCTCTAGGCTCGGTGGCGAGGTGGAGGGAGCCGCCGCTGCATCACGGGCCCCGCGACTTCGTTCGCTGGGGATCCGTCGATTTCCGCAGGCCTTACG GTCATAGTAAGCAGGGTGGTTGGCACCTGTTTTCTGAGGAATCTGGTCATGGGTATATGCAGTCTCGATCAGGTGATAAAATGCTTGAAGAGGAAAGCTTTCGATCGTCCATGTCCCGTGGAGATGGAAAGTACAGCAGGAATAGCAGGGAAAATAGAGGTGGTCTGTTAAGCCAGAATGAGTGGAAAGGGCACTCTTGGGAAACCACAGTTACATCACCTAATGCAGCAGGCAGGCAGCTCGATGTAAATGATCAGAGGTCAGTTGATGATATGCTAGGGTATACCTCTCATCCTCATTCTGACTTTGGAAACACATGGGATCAACTTCACTTCAAAGATCAGCATGATAAGACAGGTGCAATCAATGGCTTGGGCACAGGCCAGAGATATGACCGAGAGAATTCGCTGGGCTCAAATTGGAGGCCTCTTAAATGGATTCGTTCTGGAAGCTTGTCATCCCGTGGTTCTGGCTTCAGCCACTCCAGCAGTTCAAAGAGCATTGGGGTAGATTCCCAAGAGGCAAAAGTGGACATGCAGCCCAGGAGTGTGACTCCAGTTCAGTCTCCTTCCGGGGATGCTCTTCCATGTGCAACATGTGTTGCACCCTTGGAAGAggcatcctcaaggaagaagcagcGCCTTGGATGGGGTGAGGGGCTGGCAAAGTATGAGAAGAAGAAAGTCGAAGGCCTTGATGAAAGTGCAAACAAAAATGCAGAATCCTTACATTCTCTAGGTTCAAGTTTTGCTGAAAAAAGCCCTCGAGTTACTGGATTCTCGGACTGTGCATCACCTGCCACCCCATCATCTGTTGCTTGTAGTTCCTCGCCAG GCTTGGAAGACAAATTATTTGTCAAAGGAGTGAGTGTTGGTAATGATACTAGTAATTTAAGTGGTTCACCAGATCCTGTCTCGCAGCCTCGTCCAGAGCATTTCCCTATTAATTTGGAGAATTTGGAGCTTAATACAATTGCTAATTTGAGTTCTTCACTTATTGAAATGTTACAACCTGATGATCAGAGTTCAGTTGATTCTAGTTTTGTGAGATCAACTGCAATGAATAAGCTGCTGATATGGAAAGGGGGTATTTTGAAGGCCTTGGAGGTGACTGAATCTGAAATTGATCAACTTGAAAATGAACTCAAGTCATTGAAATCTGAATCTAGAACCATTTGCCCTTGTCCAGAAGCATCCAGCTATTTGCCAGCTGAGGGCAGCACGAAATCATGTGATGAAAGAGTTGCTACCTCCAATATGATCTCTACACCTACTCCCTTGCTAATTTCTTCTGGGGATATAGGTGTTGAAAAAATTGATGATTGTAATGGTGCTTTGGAAGAAGCTCATGCTGAGATTAAGGATGATGATGTGGATAGTCCTGGTACTGCTACTTCTAAATTTGTTGAACAGTTACCTTTGAAGAATGCAACCTCTCCATATGACACAGTGAACAACACAGAATGTTCTAGGGGGTTGGGTGTAACTGGACTAGAAGCAGAAGTGAAATGCACAGTTTCTCATTGCATGGATCAAAGAATCGATATATCTGTTTGTGAGGATGCTAATAAGTTCACAGACAGCATCAGTGCTGCTCCTAATTCCTGTGATGTCGGTATATGTACAGATGGAGAAGATGCTTTATGTGATATATTgacatataataaaaatattgcaaCTAGTTCATCTGAAATATTTAATAAGCTATTCCCCAAAGATCACAGCCAGTTCAATATTTCTGAAGCTTCCAACGCACAAAATGAATCATTGATTAAAGAGAAGTTTGCAATGAGGAAGCGGTTCTTAAGATTCAAGGAGAGGGTTATTACCCTTAAATTCCGAGCCTTTTTGCACCTGTGGAAGGAAGATATGCGGTTGCTGTCTATAAGAAAATATCGTGCAAAGTCTCAGAAAAAGTTTGAGTTGAGCTCACGGACGTCACAGAGTGGGTATCAGAAGTATCGCTCCTCTATTCGTTCTCGGTTTTATTCACCTG ATTCCCAGGTTAAGCTTCACAGAAACACTTTGAAGATGCCGGCCTTGATCTTGGACAAGAAGGAGAAGATGGTGTCTAGGTTTATTTCCAGTAATGGATTAGTGGAAGATCCCTGTGCTGTTGAGAAGGAAAGAGTTATGATCAACCCTTGGACTCCAGAGGAGAAGGAAATTTTCATGGATAAGCTGGCTACTTTCGGGAAAGATTTCAGGAAAATTGCTTCTTTTCTTGACCACAAGACAACTGCAGATTGCATAGAGTTCTACTACAAAAACCACAAATCTGATTTTTTTGAGAAAACAAGGAAGAAGCTGGAGTGTAGAAAACAGAGGAAGTCTTTGCCTACTAATACCTATCTAGTGACATCAGGGAAAAAATGGAATCGGGAATCAAATGCTGCTTCTCTTGATGTGTTGGGGGCTGCCTCGGTTTTTGCAGCTCATGCTGATGAGAACACAGATTACCGGCAAAGTTGTTCAGAAAGGTTAGTGGCTGGTAGGTTCAGTGATTATAAAATGTCACGTGGTGATGATGACAGTTCAGAAAAGTGTAGCAATTTTGATACTATTGTGAATGATAGGGAAACTGTGGCTGCTGATGTTTTGGCGGGTATATGTGGTTCGTTATCGTCAGAGGCAATGAGTTCTTGTATTACAAGTTCTGTTGACCCTGGAGAGAGTTACCAGGAGTGGAAGTGCCAAAAAGTGGGTGCAGTAACCAAACGGCCATTGACACCTGAGGTTACATGTGTTGATGACGAGACTTGTTCAGATGAGAGCTGTGGGGAGATGGATTCTTCTGATTGGACAGATGACGAGAAGTCTATATTTATACAAGCCATGTCATCTTATGGGAAGGATTTTGCAATGATTTCACAATGTGTCAGAACAAAGTCCAGGGACCAGTGCAAGGTCTTCTTTAGTAAGGCACGCAAGTGCCTTGGACTGGATTTGGCCCATCCTGTTGGTGGCAATGGAGGAACACCGTCGAGTAATGATGGCAGTGGAGGTGGGAGTGATACCGACGATGCTTGTGTTGTGGAAACAGGTTCCGCTATCTGCAGTAGTAAATTGGATGTGGATTTGCCCCGTTATGTTTTGTGCATAAACCACGAAGAATCTGTTCCTGGAGGGAGAATGGACTTGCAAACTGACCTGAACAGTTCTGTGGAAAAGAGTTGCCCTGAGAAAGTGAATCTTCAAGATGCCGTGGCTATAGAGAAGTTTGTTCCTGATGAATGTCAGGCAGAGGACGAGCCCAATCAGATACTTGATGGTAATATAGAAAATGGAGGTGTTAGTGAATCTGTGCCATTGCTTGTCCAGCAGAATGCAATTCTGTCAGATGATGTTGAAGCTAGAAGAAATGAAGTGATCGGACAATGTGATTCTGGGGTAGAATCACCATTGGCTGAAGAGGCAGTTGGCTCTACCCCATCTGGATTAAATGCTGTGTTGGAGACTGAATCTTTAGTTGCTGATGTGTCTGTTAAGGGACTTGGAAATGAATCCGAGGGTGAGAAATTTTTGTTGCTGAAAAATAGTGTGGATGATGGAcaagatgaaaataaaaaatgtgatGCTGACACAAGTGGCCAAACTGGCCTATATAGCCCCTCGCAAAATTTAGATGCAGCTGAAGATACTTCTCACCTGGCTGTGAAATCAAGCTCTAGTGGGTTCAATTTTGACCCAGAGTGCCAGCTGATAGTTTCTTCAGAGTTGGATCATACCCACAAGCCTCCTGTTGTCTCATTGCAGCGGGGCACATCTCTTTTAACTGAAAATTCAGTGTCACATGATCCTGTGACCGTTCACTATGAGAGAATTAACCAAgatttatcatcatcatcatcaacatTTGATTTTGAGGAGATGGGGGAAAAGCTGTGTAAAATGTCATTTGCTGTAGACGGCCATCAGCATCATACATCAGAACATCCTTCAGTGAGCCATGTTGAATCTTCCCATATTCTTGGGGGTTATCCATTCCCTTTGCCAATGAAGAAAGAGGTGACGGAGGACCTTGGTGCCACAAGGTCTTCTGCATTTCAAGGCTCACTGAAGGTTGATGGGAATTTTCAATCTGGTTATTTGGGACAGGATTGTGGTTATCTTCATAGGTGTAGCAGTGTGAAAGATCAGAGTTCAGCTGCTGAGCTGCAGCTGCTGTCCCAAAACTTAGAACATAGTGGTGACCATTCAAGGGCACATGCACAGAGTTCGTCTGATGCAGAGAAACCAAGCCGGAATGGTGATGTAAAACTGTTTGGCCAGATTCTCAGTCACCCATCATCTTTGCAGAAAACGAATGCTAGCACCCAAGATACTGATGATAAGGTGGTTCATCATCAGCCTAAGGCAATCAGCAAGCCTTTTAACTTAAAGTTCAATGGTCATCACAATGTGGAGGGAAGTTCCATTCCCTCAAGAATTGACCGGAACAATTATCTATGCCTTGAGAATCTTCCCATGAGTTATGGATTCTGGGATGGGAATAGAATACAAACTGGGTTTTCAGCTTTGCCTGATTCTTCAATCTTGCTGGCTAAATATCCTGCAGCATTTGGGAGTTATCCAGCATCTGTATCCAAAATGGAGCAGCAGCAACAGCCGTTGCAGGCCCTTGTAAAGGGTACAGAACACAATTTGAATGGTGTGACTGTTTTTCCAACAAGAGAAATGAGTAGCAGCAATGGAGTGGCGGATTTTCAGATGTACAGGAGCCGAGATGGTACTAAGGTGCCACCGCCTTTTGCAGTAGATTTGAAGGAGAAGCAAGAAATCTACCCGGAGGTGCAAAGGCGAAAAGGGTTTGAAGCAGTGTCAAGCTTGCAGCAACAGACGATGGGGGGAATGGTTGGAATGAATGTTTTAGGGAGGGGAGGGGGGATTCTTGTGGGAGCCGGCACTGGCGTATCGGTCTCAGACCCGGTGGCAGCCATTAAAATGCACTACGCCAACAAGACAGACCAGTACAGTGGGCAGGTTCAGGTTGGGAGTGGGATGAGAGAGGAGGAATCGTGGAGGGGGAAGAATGTGGGGGACATAGGCAGCAGGTAG
- the LOC131165618 gene encoding uncharacterized protein LOC131165618 isoform X1, which translates to MPPEPLPWDRKELYKERKQERSESASLGSVARWREPPLHHGPRDFVRWGSVDFRRPYGHSKQGGWHLFSEESGHGYMQSRSGDKMLEEESFRSSMSRGDGKYSRNSRENRGGLLSQNEWKGHSWETTVTSPNAAGRQLDVNDQRSVDDMLGYTSHPHSDFGNTWDQLHFKDQHDKTGAINGLGTGQRYDRENSLGSNWRPLKWIRSGSLSSRGSGFSHSSSSKSIGVDSQEAKVDMQPRSVTPVQSPSGDALPCATCVAPLEEASSRKKQRLGWGEGLAKYEKKKVEGLDESANKNAESLHSLGSSFAEKSPRVTGFSDCASPATPSSVACSSSPGLEDKLFVKGVSVGNDTSNLSGSPDPVSQPRPEHFPINLENLELNTIANLSSSLIEMLQPDDQSSVDSSFVRSTAMNKLLIWKGGILKALEVTESEIDQLENELKSLKSESRTICPCPEASSYLPAEGSTKSCDERVATSNMISTPTPLLISSGDIGVEKIDDCNGALEEAHAEIKDDDVDSPGTATSKFVEQLPLKNATSPYDTVNNTECSRGLGVTGLEAEVKCTVSHCMDQRIDISVCEDANKFTDSISAAPNSCDVGICTDGEDALCDILTYNKNIATSSSEIFNKLFPKDHSQFNISEASNAQNESLIKEKFAMRKRFLRFKERVITLKFRAFLHLWKEDMRLLSIRKYRAKSQKKFELSSRTSQSGYQKYRSSIRSRFYSPGNFSLVPTTEIINFASKLLADSQVKLHRNTLKMPALILDKKEKMVSRFISSNGLVEDPCAVEKERVMINPWTPEEKEIFMDKLATFGKDFRKIASFLDHKTTADCIEFYYKNHKSDFFEKTRKKLECRKQRKSLPTNTYLVTSGKKWNRESNAASLDVLGAASVFAAHADENTDYRQSCSERLVAGRFSDYKMSRGDDDSSEKCSNFDTIVNDRETVAADVLAGICGSLSSEAMSSCITSSVDPGESYQEWKCQKVGAVTKRPLTPEVTCVDDETCSDESCGEMDSSDWTDDEKSIFIQAMSSYGKDFAMISQCVRTKSRDQCKVFFSKARKCLGLDLAHPVGGNGGTPSSNDGSGGGSDTDDACVVETGSAICSSKLDVDLPRYVLCINHEESVPGGRMDLQTDLNSSVEKSCPEKVNLQDAVAIEKFVPDECQAEDEPNQILDGNIENGGVSESVPLLVQQNAILSDDVEARRNEVIGQCDSGVESPLAEEAVGSTPSGLNAVLETESLVADVSVKGLGNESEGEKFLLLKNSVDDGQDENKKCDADTSGQTGLYSPSQNLDAAEDTSHLAVKSSSSGFNFDPECQLIVSSELDHTHKPPVVSLQRGTSLLTENSVSHDPVTVHYERINQDLSSSSSTFDFEEMGEKLCKMSFAVDGHQHHTSEHPSVSHVESSHILGGYPFPLPMKKEVTEDLGATRSSAFQGSLKVDGNFQSGYLGQDCGYLHRCSSVKDQSSAAELQLLSQNLEHSGDHSRAHAQSSSDAEKPSRNGDVKLFGQILSHPSSLQKTNASTQDTDDKVVHHQPKAISKPFNLKFNGHHNVEGSSIPSRIDRNNYLCLENLPMSYGFWDGNRIQTGFSALPDSSILLAKYPAAFGSYPASVSKMEQQQQPLQALVKGTEHNLNGVTVFPTREMSSSNGVADFQMYRSRDGTKVPPPFAVDLKEKQEIYPEVQRRKGFEAVSSLQQQTMGGMVGMNVLGRGGGILVGAGTGVSVSDPVAAIKMHYANKTDQYSGQVQVGSGMREEESWRGKNVGDIGSR; encoded by the exons ATGCCGCCGGAGCCACTGCCTTGGGATCGGAAGGAGTTGTACAAGGAGAGGAAGCAGGAGAGGTCGGAGTCCGCTTCTCTAGGCTCGGTGGCGAGGTGGAGGGAGCCGCCGCTGCATCACGGGCCCCGCGACTTCGTTCGCTGGGGATCCGTCGATTTCCGCAGGCCTTACG GTCATAGTAAGCAGGGTGGTTGGCACCTGTTTTCTGAGGAATCTGGTCATGGGTATATGCAGTCTCGATCAGGTGATAAAATGCTTGAAGAGGAAAGCTTTCGATCGTCCATGTCCCGTGGAGATGGAAAGTACAGCAGGAATAGCAGGGAAAATAGAGGTGGTCTGTTAAGCCAGAATGAGTGGAAAGGGCACTCTTGGGAAACCACAGTTACATCACCTAATGCAGCAGGCAGGCAGCTCGATGTAAATGATCAGAGGTCAGTTGATGATATGCTAGGGTATACCTCTCATCCTCATTCTGACTTTGGAAACACATGGGATCAACTTCACTTCAAAGATCAGCATGATAAGACAGGTGCAATCAATGGCTTGGGCACAGGCCAGAGATATGACCGAGAGAATTCGCTGGGCTCAAATTGGAGGCCTCTTAAATGGATTCGTTCTGGAAGCTTGTCATCCCGTGGTTCTGGCTTCAGCCACTCCAGCAGTTCAAAGAGCATTGGGGTAGATTCCCAAGAGGCAAAAGTGGACATGCAGCCCAGGAGTGTGACTCCAGTTCAGTCTCCTTCCGGGGATGCTCTTCCATGTGCAACATGTGTTGCACCCTTGGAAGAggcatcctcaaggaagaagcagcGCCTTGGATGGGGTGAGGGGCTGGCAAAGTATGAGAAGAAGAAAGTCGAAGGCCTTGATGAAAGTGCAAACAAAAATGCAGAATCCTTACATTCTCTAGGTTCAAGTTTTGCTGAAAAAAGCCCTCGAGTTACTGGATTCTCGGACTGTGCATCACCTGCCACCCCATCATCTGTTGCTTGTAGTTCCTCGCCAG GCTTGGAAGACAAATTATTTGTCAAAGGAGTGAGTGTTGGTAATGATACTAGTAATTTAAGTGGTTCACCAGATCCTGTCTCGCAGCCTCGTCCAGAGCATTTCCCTATTAATTTGGAGAATTTGGAGCTTAATACAATTGCTAATTTGAGTTCTTCACTTATTGAAATGTTACAACCTGATGATCAGAGTTCAGTTGATTCTAGTTTTGTGAGATCAACTGCAATGAATAAGCTGCTGATATGGAAAGGGGGTATTTTGAAGGCCTTGGAGGTGACTGAATCTGAAATTGATCAACTTGAAAATGAACTCAAGTCATTGAAATCTGAATCTAGAACCATTTGCCCTTGTCCAGAAGCATCCAGCTATTTGCCAGCTGAGGGCAGCACGAAATCATGTGATGAAAGAGTTGCTACCTCCAATATGATCTCTACACCTACTCCCTTGCTAATTTCTTCTGGGGATATAGGTGTTGAAAAAATTGATGATTGTAATGGTGCTTTGGAAGAAGCTCATGCTGAGATTAAGGATGATGATGTGGATAGTCCTGGTACTGCTACTTCTAAATTTGTTGAACAGTTACCTTTGAAGAATGCAACCTCTCCATATGACACAGTGAACAACACAGAATGTTCTAGGGGGTTGGGTGTAACTGGACTAGAAGCAGAAGTGAAATGCACAGTTTCTCATTGCATGGATCAAAGAATCGATATATCTGTTTGTGAGGATGCTAATAAGTTCACAGACAGCATCAGTGCTGCTCCTAATTCCTGTGATGTCGGTATATGTACAGATGGAGAAGATGCTTTATGTGATATATTgacatataataaaaatattgcaaCTAGTTCATCTGAAATATTTAATAAGCTATTCCCCAAAGATCACAGCCAGTTCAATATTTCTGAAGCTTCCAACGCACAAAATGAATCATTGATTAAAGAGAAGTTTGCAATGAGGAAGCGGTTCTTAAGATTCAAGGAGAGGGTTATTACCCTTAAATTCCGAGCCTTTTTGCACCTGTGGAAGGAAGATATGCGGTTGCTGTCTATAAGAAAATATCGTGCAAAGTCTCAGAAAAAGTTTGAGTTGAGCTCACGGACGTCACAGAGTGGGTATCAGAAGTATCGCTCCTCTATTCGTTCTCGGTTTTATTCACCTG GGAATTTTAGCCTTGTCCCTACCACGGAGATAATTAATTTTGCAAGTAAGTTGCTTGCAGATTCCCAGGTTAAGCTTCACAGAAACACTTTGAAGATGCCGGCCTTGATCTTGGACAAGAAGGAGAAGATGGTGTCTAGGTTTATTTCCAGTAATGGATTAGTGGAAGATCCCTGTGCTGTTGAGAAGGAAAGAGTTATGATCAACCCTTGGACTCCAGAGGAGAAGGAAATTTTCATGGATAAGCTGGCTACTTTCGGGAAAGATTTCAGGAAAATTGCTTCTTTTCTTGACCACAAGACAACTGCAGATTGCATAGAGTTCTACTACAAAAACCACAAATCTGATTTTTTTGAGAAAACAAGGAAGAAGCTGGAGTGTAGAAAACAGAGGAAGTCTTTGCCTACTAATACCTATCTAGTGACATCAGGGAAAAAATGGAATCGGGAATCAAATGCTGCTTCTCTTGATGTGTTGGGGGCTGCCTCGGTTTTTGCAGCTCATGCTGATGAGAACACAGATTACCGGCAAAGTTGTTCAGAAAGGTTAGTGGCTGGTAGGTTCAGTGATTATAAAATGTCACGTGGTGATGATGACAGTTCAGAAAAGTGTAGCAATTTTGATACTATTGTGAATGATAGGGAAACTGTGGCTGCTGATGTTTTGGCGGGTATATGTGGTTCGTTATCGTCAGAGGCAATGAGTTCTTGTATTACAAGTTCTGTTGACCCTGGAGAGAGTTACCAGGAGTGGAAGTGCCAAAAAGTGGGTGCAGTAACCAAACGGCCATTGACACCTGAGGTTACATGTGTTGATGACGAGACTTGTTCAGATGAGAGCTGTGGGGAGATGGATTCTTCTGATTGGACAGATGACGAGAAGTCTATATTTATACAAGCCATGTCATCTTATGGGAAGGATTTTGCAATGATTTCACAATGTGTCAGAACAAAGTCCAGGGACCAGTGCAAGGTCTTCTTTAGTAAGGCACGCAAGTGCCTTGGACTGGATTTGGCCCATCCTGTTGGTGGCAATGGAGGAACACCGTCGAGTAATGATGGCAGTGGAGGTGGGAGTGATACCGACGATGCTTGTGTTGTGGAAACAGGTTCCGCTATCTGCAGTAGTAAATTGGATGTGGATTTGCCCCGTTATGTTTTGTGCATAAACCACGAAGAATCTGTTCCTGGAGGGAGAATGGACTTGCAAACTGACCTGAACAGTTCTGTGGAAAAGAGTTGCCCTGAGAAAGTGAATCTTCAAGATGCCGTGGCTATAGAGAAGTTTGTTCCTGATGAATGTCAGGCAGAGGACGAGCCCAATCAGATACTTGATGGTAATATAGAAAATGGAGGTGTTAGTGAATCTGTGCCATTGCTTGTCCAGCAGAATGCAATTCTGTCAGATGATGTTGAAGCTAGAAGAAATGAAGTGATCGGACAATGTGATTCTGGGGTAGAATCACCATTGGCTGAAGAGGCAGTTGGCTCTACCCCATCTGGATTAAATGCTGTGTTGGAGACTGAATCTTTAGTTGCTGATGTGTCTGTTAAGGGACTTGGAAATGAATCCGAGGGTGAGAAATTTTTGTTGCTGAAAAATAGTGTGGATGATGGAcaagatgaaaataaaaaatgtgatGCTGACACAAGTGGCCAAACTGGCCTATATAGCCCCTCGCAAAATTTAGATGCAGCTGAAGATACTTCTCACCTGGCTGTGAAATCAAGCTCTAGTGGGTTCAATTTTGACCCAGAGTGCCAGCTGATAGTTTCTTCAGAGTTGGATCATACCCACAAGCCTCCTGTTGTCTCATTGCAGCGGGGCACATCTCTTTTAACTGAAAATTCAGTGTCACATGATCCTGTGACCGTTCACTATGAGAGAATTAACCAAgatttatcatcatcatcatcaacatTTGATTTTGAGGAGATGGGGGAAAAGCTGTGTAAAATGTCATTTGCTGTAGACGGCCATCAGCATCATACATCAGAACATCCTTCAGTGAGCCATGTTGAATCTTCCCATATTCTTGGGGGTTATCCATTCCCTTTGCCAATGAAGAAAGAGGTGACGGAGGACCTTGGTGCCACAAGGTCTTCTGCATTTCAAGGCTCACTGAAGGTTGATGGGAATTTTCAATCTGGTTATTTGGGACAGGATTGTGGTTATCTTCATAGGTGTAGCAGTGTGAAAGATCAGAGTTCAGCTGCTGAGCTGCAGCTGCTGTCCCAAAACTTAGAACATAGTGGTGACCATTCAAGGGCACATGCACAGAGTTCGTCTGATGCAGAGAAACCAAGCCGGAATGGTGATGTAAAACTGTTTGGCCAGATTCTCAGTCACCCATCATCTTTGCAGAAAACGAATGCTAGCACCCAAGATACTGATGATAAGGTGGTTCATCATCAGCCTAAGGCAATCAGCAAGCCTTTTAACTTAAAGTTCAATGGTCATCACAATGTGGAGGGAAGTTCCATTCCCTCAAGAATTGACCGGAACAATTATCTATGCCTTGAGAATCTTCCCATGAGTTATGGATTCTGGGATGGGAATAGAATACAAACTGGGTTTTCAGCTTTGCCTGATTCTTCAATCTTGCTGGCTAAATATCCTGCAGCATTTGGGAGTTATCCAGCATCTGTATCCAAAATGGAGCAGCAGCAACAGCCGTTGCAGGCCCTTGTAAAGGGTACAGAACACAATTTGAATGGTGTGACTGTTTTTCCAACAAGAGAAATGAGTAGCAGCAATGGAGTGGCGGATTTTCAGATGTACAGGAGCCGAGATGGTACTAAGGTGCCACCGCCTTTTGCAGTAGATTTGAAGGAGAAGCAAGAAATCTACCCGGAGGTGCAAAGGCGAAAAGGGTTTGAAGCAGTGTCAAGCTTGCAGCAACAGACGATGGGGGGAATGGTTGGAATGAATGTTTTAGGGAGGGGAGGGGGGATTCTTGTGGGAGCCGGCACTGGCGTATCGGTCTCAGACCCGGTGGCAGCCATTAAAATGCACTACGCCAACAAGACAGACCAGTACAGTGGGCAGGTTCAGGTTGGGAGTGGGATGAGAGAGGAGGAATCGTGGAGGGGGAAGAATGTGGGGGACATAGGCAGCAGGTAG